The Drosophila simulans strain w501 chromosome 3R, Prin_Dsim_3.1, whole genome shotgun sequence genome contains the following window.
AGTTTGCCGGCTCCGCTTAAGAAAGCATTTGCGTTGGCCGTGCTGCCCATATACGACATGGGCACGTGCTGGATGGGACACTGGCACATGGGCTTCTTACTGGCCTGCTGCTTATCACCAGTGGATGTGGCACTGCTGCTGGTCTTGGGCTTCAACTGGAGAGGGTCGGCCACTGCAAAATAGCGCGGAATAGTCCGGTGATAGCGCCTCGAACTGGAGGGTGTCTTGCTCATCTGCTGTGGCTGGCTGTTCTTCAGCGTTCCGTGCAGAGGCATCTGTGTGGTCTGGGTCACTGAATCCGCGGTGCTGCAGGCAGGTGCCGACGAGATTGTGGCTATCTCTAAAGGCTGCAGTATCTCCATGCCCGGCGAGGATATGGCCGCcagcagatgttgctgctgctgctggtgctgctgttgttgatgctgcaaCACTTgggcgtgtgtgggtgtggccagAAGTTCCCCACTACCGGCTGGCAGGGAATGATAGCTTGCGGCACTGGCACTAGCATTGATCTCCACATCGGCTACGGTTAGatactgttgctgctgttgttgctgctgttgctgctgctgctgtggcaaCTGATGAAGCAACTCCTGGGATCCCCGGGGAGTTGTCCTTCGGCCAGTCGTATAGGCTGCCGAACTGGAGCTGGCCGCCGCAGTAGTAACACTGGCGCTAATGTTTAGGTGGCAATTCTTGTAGCTGCACTCGGCGGAGACTGGCGGCTTGGGCATCGCCTGGAGGCAAATGGAACCACTGCTGACCGGAGGCTGCATaaggtgctgctgttgctgttgctgctgctgctgctgttccagACTGAGTTGGTGGTCGCTTTGCAGACTGTAAGGCGGCTGGTGATTCTCCCCGGTGGCTATGGTGGTCACACCGCCACTATTGATGTTGATGTTAATTAAGTTGGTGGTGCTCTGAGTGTACTGGTTTGACTGGGGCAGCACATTGGCTGCGGAGTGCGGGtgctgcggatgcggatgagcCACTAGCTGCTGGCTGTAcggctggtggtgctgctgcggttgAGTGTGCAGTTGGAGAGTGTGCTGTTGCAGATGCTGATGGGCCTGCACCTGGGCCTggatctgttgctgctgctgggcttGGGCCTGAGCTTGAGCCTGGGCTTGTGCCTGGGCCActgcctgctgttgctgctggctgacCGTGGCTACTGTTCGCTGGGAGCTAGCCGGCAGGCTGACGGTGCACTGTGCACTGAGCGCCTCCGCCTGGGAAATGGCCACTGCCTCTTCGTACGGCGGTGGAGCCTCACCACGCGGAAAATGCGGCTTCCACAAGGGATAGTGGGTAGCAGCGCCGCTGTAGGAATAATCAATGGCACTCAGATTTCCCTCCATGTAGCCCATGTTTCCGGCTATGTAGCTGCATGGAATGATAGGACATTAGCCGGTCTGGGAGGGTAGAGGATTTGAGGGACACTTACCCAATGCTGCCCACAATGCTGCGCTGATCCTCTGCGTTCTGGCGATTCTCCCGCGCCCGCATCTTCCGCTGCCTCAGGCGATTCACCAGAAAGAAGAGAAGCGACAAGGACAGCGTGGCCGTGATGCCACTGGCCACCAGTCAAATGCCGAAGTCGGTGCTCCCATCGCTGAACTGGTCGTCCAGGCAGATCACCTCGCAGcagttgttgccgctgcccaCCGTCTGGAAGGACTTGCACTTGCTGAACGCCTCGCAGAGCACCATCTTGCAGGCCTTGGGCAGTCCGCTGTCGCAGATGCAGAGGCGGCACGAGTCGGGTCCTGGCATATAGTGCATGCCAGTCTCGTACATCTTTCCATTGTAATCGCGGCAGGAGCCGCCGGGGATCAGGCTCGAGCTCACCGCATTTCCATCTGAGAAAAGTGATAAGTATTTCATGATTTATTGGTTTAAATTGGTTATTTTGCTGAAATATTACTTTTAGCTTAGTACCTACAGTTATAAACAGGATAAAACATTCGATTTTTCGTTCAGAAGGTCGTTGACAAATTATAGAAATAATCAAAAACAGTATTGTATATAGTACTGTTATTATGATTTTAAGGATGTTTGCATGTTAGGAGCAAAATTAGGGTAGTTATTTGGTTAAACTTAAAACCCAAAGAGACTGAATGAATTAATAAATACTGAAAACATTGTTTCACAGATTTAGTTTAGGAAGTATACAAATTGGGGTACccaaaaagtgtttaaaatactttaattaattaaacttgtTGTTTGTCTTGTGGACAAGAAAATACTTCTCTAAGGACCTTGTaggacatacatacatatgtatgtatgtgtttgaATAGAATCCCTACGAACGTATATATTTGCACCTATAATGCACGCCCGATGCTAGCTGAATTCTTTATTTTGACACACTTGACCAACTTTCGCCTTTGCTGATTTAGCATTGGGCCACCAaatcacacatacacactcacgAGCAATGCCACAGTGCAGCAGGTGCTGTAAATACTCTCAGCGGAGAGTGGGCGACGGGGGAAGGGGTAGGGGGATGCAAGGACCACAATATTTATCACttgaatgaaattaaatgcaaacgcATAGCATTTTCGACATCATTTAAATGCTAAACAGCCAAaaggaaattcaaattaaaaacaaatacacatGCACACCCGCCCACACAGACACGAACTGCATTCATATGTATTGGTAAATGCGTTTGCAGCAGGAAAGCAAATTTCTGGGCAGGAAACGCACGAacgaaaatggcaaacaggCGTGCGTTACGCCCccgcaaagaaaaaaatcggaaaaataTCACATACAAAAAAAGTTTGCCTTTTATTCGAGAGTTCCCAAGTGAAATTCGCgtctcagtgtgtgtgtgtgcaataaatacatacacGCGAGACGAACACATGCCCAGTTCACACCCATACAGACGAGGCAAGTATAcatgcaaaaaataaacaccaTACGCACACACCCCCAAACAACCGCCCACCAGGTCCACATACACAGGCCTGCATGTCGTTGTGTATGTTACACTTGGCGACACAGGCACatgaaatcgaaataaaataactaaGATAGAATAGAACAGCTTGATATTTTACAATaagtttaatattaaaaaaaaaatatttatactattattgattaaaataaaagaacatAAAAATTTCTTTCAGCGCAGAGCAAAGCGAAATTTTGCAGGCCACTTCCTTCGTATTGCCATTTCCCCACCCAAAAACCGTTATGCTGTGTCCCCTTTTCTCTCACACACTCTCTCCTCTCTCTTCTCTATGCCTTCGCTTTGCAGAAAAAGAGCGAGTATGTGGGCTGGTATTGGTGTGTCCTGCCAaagtatatgtgtgtgtgtggcccgTGTCCCATAAATTGCGAGCTGTGTGGCCATGGACCATATTTCCAATTATCGAAGGAGCCAAGGAATCGAAATAGATTTAGCATGAAAAACCTTTTTGCTGTGCGCTGTCAAGGAGTTAATCCTTGCACCGATTGCAGATATTCACTTATAACGAGGATATGGGGCTGAAATTGCATGGTCCCGCATGTGTAtaagtgtgtatgtgtatcaAATTTTTCACACCAGTTTTTCCCACTCAGAACCGTTACCTTTGGCATTTCCAATGAACGCAagcaatgccaaaaaatacatattgaACGCGTTAGTTAGCACTCAGCACGGCACAATTAATGAAAACTTGCTCAGTTAGCCACAAAACTTGTATCCAACAATTATTTCCAACAGTTTTTTGCGAACGTTCGAGCTATACCAACAACCACCGACGACGACGAACCGAACGGGAGTTTTCGCACAGACATTTCGTTCCAGGGCTGGCGATCTCGGTACCGTTATCGTGGCTGGTGGCCAGGAACCGGTTCCAGGGCTAAGCCAAACATTCTGGTGATTGGTGGTAACGGTCGTTTGAAAAATGTAACGGTCGCTTAAGCTTAGGTACTATAAGAATTAATATTCACATATTAATAACACATTTATTTGTCTATCTTTTGAATTCCTTTTTATATTAGTGCAGCATTCTTTTTGGGAACAAACTATGTATTAGGGGTCACTGTATCTCTTTgtatgttaatttattttctaatggaaaaatatacatatctcGGAGTGATCTTGTATGGAAAACTACTATTGAAGgctaaatatactaaatatataccagcttaataatttaaattgttacaTGTTTCAATAAAGTCACCTGGTTCATAAGGAATATAGGCACTGAAAGAGATATTAAAATCTTTAAGAATAGGCAATGTTTGTCGGACAACCGACAAGACGTCAATTAAAACTTCACGAgtttaaaatagattttaatttattgtcgCATTTCAACCACACTCGGAGTTCCACTGATAGTTAAATTCAATTCACTCGAAATACGCtcattaattttgcaaaatgCACGCGGTGCATGCAACCCAGTGTCAAGTTTAAAACTTTAAGGGTCGTAAGCTACCAACAACAGATTAGTGGCGTTGCAAAAAACACGCATAGTGAATAATCTACGATTGCTGAGCGCCGATTAAGttgcatttaaatcaaatGCGGGTAATTTTTAACATTCATGTTCTAGGTATTTGTATTCGCTACCCGATTTGCTATCCGTTTTGGCAGTTCTCAATCGCCCGACCAACCAAACGGACATGAACAACGGCACAGTGGGAGCGCCGAGGAATCACAGCAACTATGTGATTCCCGGTCTGTATGACCTCTCCGTCGAGGACACCAACTGGGTCCTGACCTCCTCCTTCATCATCTTCACCATGCAAACGGGTTTCG
Protein-coding sequences here:
- the LOC6728002 gene encoding centrosomal and chromosomal factor isoform X2; amino-acid sequence: MRARENRQNAEDQRSIVGSIGYIAGNMGYMEGNLSAIDYSYSGAATHYPLWKPHFPRGEAPPPYEEAVAISQAEALSAQCTVSLPASSQRTVATVSQQQQQAVAQAQAQAQAQAQAQQQQQIQAQVQAHQHLQQHTLQLHTQPQQHHQPYSQQLVAHPHPQHPHSAANVLPQSNQYTQSTTNLINININSGGVTTIATGENHQPPYSLQSDHQLSLEQQQQQQQQQQHLMQPPVSSGSICLQAMPKPPVSAECSYKNCHLNISASVTTAAASSSSAAYTTGRRTTPRGSQELLHQLPQQQQQQQQQQQQQYLTVADVEINASASAASYHSLPAGSGELLATPTHAQVLQHQQQQHQQQQQHLLAAISSPGMEILQPLEIATISSAPACSTADSVTQTTQMPLHGTLKNSQPQQMSKTPSSSRRYHRTIPRYFAVADPLQLKPKTSSSATSTGDKQQASKKPMCQCPIQHVPMSYMGSTANANAFLSGAGKLFAGNSSSSSTSTPTCSLSPGAAATGGVRHAATLSYGQRAKSSSNLQAQDLITAAASGGGTLRRSGCGHETKIATISKQVGDETHHGHTASSGGVNVSAIIPPPPLQHPEEVSAPPIVLGRVQKRSSSNSAERGRSSSGGGSGGRSVSSGSGGDSLSSVYLNRKVSSKC
- the LOC120285000 gene encoding uncharacterized protein LOC120285000; the encoded protein is MYFLALLAFIGNAKDGNAVSSSLIPGGSCRDYNGKMYETGMHYMPGPDSCRLCICDSGLPKACKMVLCEAFSKCKSFQTVGSGNNCCEVICLDDQFSDGSTDFGI